In a genomic window of Gemmatimonadaceae bacterium:
- a CDS encoding PEPxxWA-CTERM sorting domain-containing protein gives MLQIQTVPEPSTWALMAFGLGTLGVVGRRRQRR, from the coding sequence GTGCTCCAGATTCAGACCGTGCCCGAGCCATCCACCTGGGCCTTGATGGCATTTGGACTTGGAACGCTCGGCGTCGTTGGGCGCCGCCGTCAGCGCCGCTGA